One window from the genome of Littorina saxatilis isolate snail1 unplaced genomic scaffold, US_GU_Lsax_2.0 scaffold_851, whole genome shotgun sequence encodes:
- the LOC138955941 gene encoding mucin-1-like has protein sequence MPENLKPASQTTSPPDSKPASQTTSPPDSEPVSQTTSPPDTKPASQTTSPPDSKPASQTTSPPDSKPASQTTSPPDSKPASQTTSPPDSKPASQTTSPPDSKPASQTTSPLDSEPASQTTSPPDSKPASQTTSPLDSKPASQTTSPPDSKPASQTTSPPDSKPASQTTSPPDSKPASQTTSPPDSEPASQTTSPPDSEPASQTTSPPDSKPASQTTSPPDTKPASQTTSPPDSEPASQTTSPPDSEPASQTTSPPDSKPASQTTSPPDTKPASQTTSPPDSKPASQTTSPPDTKPASQTTSPPDTKPASQTTSPLDSEPASQTTSPLDSEPASQTTSPPDSEPASQTTSPPDSKPASQTTSPLDSEPASQTTSPLDSEPASQTTSPLDSEPASQTTSPPDSEPASQTTSPPDSKPASQTTSPLDSEPASQTTSPLDSEPASQTTSPLDSEPASQTTSPPDSKPASQTTSPPDTKPASQTTSPPDSEPASQTTSPPDSEPASQTTSPPDSKPASQTTSPPDTKPASQTTSPLDSEPASQTTSPPDSKPASQTTSPLDSEPASQTTSPLDSEPASQTTSPLDSEPASQTTSPPDSEPASQTTSPPDSKPASQTTSPLDSEPASQTTSPLDSEPASQTTSPPDSEPASQTTSPPDSKPASQTTSPLDSEPASQTTSPPDSKPASQTTSPPDSEPASQTTSPPDSEPASQTTSPPDSKPASQTTSPPDSEPQTLPTQSRRRPHKADRAHTKQTLPTQSRRRPHKADHAHTKQATPTQSRPRPHKADRSYTKQTAPTQSRRRPHKADLAHTKQATPTQSRPRPHKADRAPTKQTAPTQSRPRPHKAGDAHTKQTAPTQSRRRPHKADRTHTKQTASTQSRPRPHKADRAPTKQTAPTQSRPRPHKAGDAHTKQTAPTQSRRRPHKADHAHTKQATPTQSRPRPHKADRAPTKQTAPTQSRPRPHKAGDAHTKQTAPTQSRRRPHKADHAHTKQATPTQSRPCPHKADRSYTKQTAPTQSRRRPHKADLAHTKQATPTQSRPCPHKAGDAHTKQTAPTQSRRRPHKAGDAHTKRTTPTQSKPHPHKADRAHTKQTAPTQSRRRPHKADRAHTKQTTHTQSRLRPHKADRALTKQTTSTQSRPCPHKADHAHTKQTMPTQSRPRPHKADRALTKQTTPTQSRPCPHKADRAHTKQTMPTQSRPRPHKADHAHTKQTTPTQSRPCPHKADHAHTKQTMPTQSRPRPHKADHAHTKQTAPTQSRTRPHKADHAHTKQTAPTQSRPCPHKADRAHTKQTTPTQSITRPHKADHAKKKQTAPTQSRPCPHKADRAHTKQTMPDHAHTKQTTPTQSRPRPHKADHAHTKQTTRTQSRPRPHKADHAHTKQTTPTQSRPCPHKADHAHTIDARTSYYTHLSLSLSLSLSLSLSLSLSLSLSL, from the exons ATGCCAGAAAAT CTTAAACCAGCCAGTCAAACAACCAGTCCGCCAGACAGCAAACCAGCCAGTCAAACGACCAGTCCACCAGACAGCGAACCAGTCAGTCAAACGACCAGTCCACCAGACACCAAACCAGCCAGTCAAACGACCAGTCCACCAGACAGCAAACCAGCCAGTCAAACGACCAGTCCACCAGACAGCAAACCAGCCAGTCAAACGACCAGTCCACCAGACAGCAAACCAGCCAGTCAAACGACCAGTCCACCAGACAGCAAACCAGCCAGTCAAACGACCAGTCCACCAGACAGCAAACCAGCCAGTCAAACGACCAGTCCACTAGACAGCGAACCAGCCAGCCAAACGACCAGTCCACCAGACAGCAAACCAGCCAGCCAAACGACCAGTCCACTAGACAGCAAACCAGCCAGCCAAACGACCAGTCCACCAGACAGCAAACCAGCCAGTCAAACGACCAGTCCACCAGACAGCAAACCAGCCAGTCAAACGACCAGTCCACCAGACAGCAAACCAGCCAGCCAAACGACCAGTCCACCAGACAGCGAACCAGCCAGCCAAACGACCAGTCCACCAGACAGCGAACCAGCCAGTCAAACGACCAGTCCACCAGACAGCAAACCAGCCAGCCAAACGACCAGTCCACCAGACACCAAACCAGCCAGTCAAACGACCAGTCCACCAGACAGCGAACCAGCCAGTCAAACGACCAGTCCACCAGACAGCGAACCAGCCAGTCAAACAACCAGTCCACCAGACAGCAAACCAGCCAGTCAAACGACCAGTCCACCAGACACCAAACCAGCCAGTCAAACGACCAGTCCACCAGACAGCAAACCAGCCAGTCAAACGACCAGTCCACCAGACACCAAACCAGCCAGTCAAACGACCAGTCCACCAGACACCAAACCAGCCAGCCAAACGACCAGTCCACTAGACAGCGAACCAGCCAGTCAAACGACCAGTCCACTAGACAGCGAACCAGCCAGTCAAACGACCAGTCCACCAGACAGCGAACCAGCCAGTCAAACGACCAGTCCACCAGACAGCAAACCAGCCAGTCAAACGACCAGTCCACTAGACAGCGAACCAGCCAGTCAAACGACCAGTCCACTAGACAGCGAACCAGCCAGTCAAACGACCAGTCCACTAGACAGCGAACCAGCCAGTCAAACGACCAGTCCACCAGACAGCGAACCAGCCAGTCAAACGACCAGTCCACCAGACAGCAAACCAGCCAGCCAAACGACCAGTCCACTAGACAGCGAACCAGCCAGTCAAACGACCAGTCCACTAGACAGCGAACCAGCCAGTCAAACGACCAGTCCACTAGACAGCGAACCAGCCAGTCAAACGACCAGTCCACCAGACAGCAAACCAGCCAGCCAAACGACCAGTCCACCAGACACCAAACCAGCCAGTCAAACGACCAGTCCACCAGACAGCGAACCAGCCAGTCAAACGACCAGTCCACCAGACAGCGAACCAGCCAGTCAAACGACCAGTCCACCAGACAGCAAACCAGCCAGTCAAACGACCAGTCCACCAGACACCAAACCAGCCAGTCAAACGACCAGTCCACTAGACAGCGAACCAGCCAGCCAAACGACCAGTCCACCAGACAGCAAACCAGCCAGTCAAACGACCAGTCCACTAGACAGCGAACCAGCCAGTCAAACGACCAGTCCACTAGACAGCGAACCAGCCAGTCAAACGACCAGTCCACTAGACAGCGAACCAGCCAGTCAAACGACCAGTCCACCAGACAGCGAACCAGCCAGTCAAACGACCAGTCCACCAGACAGCAAACCAGCCAGCCAAACGACCAGTCCACTAGACAGCGAACCAGCCAGTCAAACGACCAGTCCACTAGACAGCGAACCAGCCAGTCAAACGACCAGTCCACCAGACAGCGAACCAGCCAGTCAAACGACCAGTCCACCAGACAGCAAACCAGCCAGTCAAACGACCAGTCCACTAGACAGCGAACCAGCCAGTCAAACGACCAGTCCACCAGACAGCAAACCAGCCAGTCAAACGACCAGTCCACCAGACAGCGAACCAGCCAGTCAAACGACCAGTCCACCAGACAGCGAACCAGCCAGCCAAACGACCAGTCCACCAGACAGCAAACCAGCCAGTCAAACGACCAGTCCACCAGACAGCGAACCC CAGACCTTACCCACACAAAGCAGGCGACGCCCACACAAAGCAGACCGCGCCCACACAAAGCAGACCTTGCCCACACAAAGCAGGCGACGCCCACACAAAGCAGACCACGCCCACACAAAGCAGGCGACGCCCACACAAAGCAGACCGCGCCCACACAAAGCAGACCGCTCCTACACAAAGCAGACCGCGCCCACACAAAGCAGGCGACGCCCACACAAAGCAGACCTTGCCCACACAAAGCAGGCGACGCCCACACAAAGCAGACCGCGCCCACACAAAGCAGACCGCGCCCCCACAAAGCAGACCGCGCCTACACAAAGCAGACCGCGCCCACACAAAGCAGGCGACGCCCACACAAAGCAGACCGCGCCCACACAAAGCAGGCGACGCCCACACAAAGCGGACCGCACCCACACAAAGCAAACCGCATCCACACAAAGCAGACCGCGCCCACACAAAGCAGACCGCGCCCCCACAAAGCAGACCGCGCCTACACAAAGCAGACCGCGCCCACACAAAGCAGGCGACGCCCACACAAAGCAGACCGCGCCCACACAAAGCAGGCGACGCCCACACAAAGCAGACCACGCCCACACAAAGCAGGCGACGCCCACACAAAGCAGACCGCGCCCACACAAAGCAGACCGCGCCCCCACAAAGCAGACCGCGCCTACACAAAGCAGACCGCGCCCACACAAAGCAGGCGACGCCCACACAAAGCAGACCGCGCCCACACAAAGCAGGCGACGCCCACACAAAGCAGACCACGCCCACACAAAGCAGGCGACGCCCACACAAAGCAGACCTTGCCCACACAAAGCAGACCGCTCCTACACAAAGCAGACCGCGCCCACACAAAGCAGGCGACGCCCACACAAAGCAGACCTTGCCCACACAAAGCAGGCGACGCCCACACAAAGCAGACCTTGCCCACACAAAGCAGGCGACGCCCACACAAAGCAGACCGCGCCCACACAAAGCAGGCGACGCCCACACAAAGCAGGCGACGCCCACACAAAGCGGACCACACCCACACAAAGCAAACCGCATCCACACAAAGCAGACCGCGCCCACACAAAGCAGACCGCGCCCACACAAAGCAGGCGACGCCCACACAAAGCAGACCGCGCCCACACAAAGCagaccacgcacacacaaagcagACTGCGCCCACACAAAGCAGACCGCGCCCTCACAAAGCAGACCACGTCCACACAAAGCAGACCATGCCCACACAAAGCAGACCACGCCCACACAAAGCAGACCATGCCCACACAAAGCAGACCGCGCCCACACAAAGCAGACCGCGCCCTCACAAAGCAGACCACGCCCACACAAAGCAGACCATGCCCACACAAAGCAGACCGCGCCCACACAAAGCAGACCATGCCCACACAAAGCAGACCACGCCCACACAAAGCAGACCACGCCCACACAAAGCAGACCACGCCCACACAAAGCAGACCATGCCCACACAAAGCAGACCATGCCCACACAAAGCAGACCATGCCCACACAAAGCAGACCACGCCCACACAAAGCAGACCACGCCCACACAAAACAGACCGCGCCCACACAAAGCAGAACACGCCCACACAAAGCAGACCACGCCCACACAAAACAGACCGCGCCCACACAAAGCAGACCATGCCCACACAAAGCAGACCGCGCCCACACAAAGCAGACCACGCCCACACAAAGCATAACACGCCCACACAAAGCAGACCACGCCAAAAAAAAACAGACCGCGCCCACACAAAGCAGACCATGCCCACACAAAGCAGACCGCGCCCACACAAAGCAGACCATGCCAGACCACGCCCACACAAAGCAGACCACGCCCACACAAAGCAGACCACGCCCACACAAAGCAGACCACGCGCACACAAAGCAGACCACGCGCACACAAAGCAGACCACGCCCACACAAAGCAGACCACGCCCACACAAAGCAGACCACGCCCACACAAAGCAGACCTTGCCCACACAAAGCAGACCACGCCCACACTATTGATGCTCGCACCTCGT actacacacatctctctctctctctctctctctctctctctctctctctctctctctctctctctctctctctctctctc